In the Sphaerodactylus townsendi isolate TG3544 linkage group LG10, MPM_Stown_v2.3, whole genome shotgun sequence genome, one interval contains:
- the TCF19 gene encoding transcription factor 19, with translation MPLGDLTNLCYPTIPPGTYVNAIRIPHGQRTDLNDGDLLTFGHPNPVPEGCALPPPHGNSEFYFLFQKVQVRPQDFAAIMEPKAPGDLSCGFRPVLPSGNHRLRPLPRLSPTSFSCRPKATLILSSIGSLSKLKSQPFTFSLGQSQCTEPPAQPRASRNRRKSAHTLLPELEDEITRLEEEPPPPKKEQAFGRYVHSHNPLQLQQRVTERSRNLQEDVGPKLHVTPSGKRRGRPRKNPLGGTCQVFSQTLSASEPCAAPRCRLPQDETVEWVQCDGCDAWFHVACVGCSYSAVQEADFRCAACRS, from the exons ATGCCCTTGGGAGATTTGACCAATCTTTGTTATCCAACGATCCCTCCAGGTACTTACGTCAACGCCATCCGCATACCTCATGGCCAACGGACGGATCTGAATGATGGAGACCTTCTGACCTTTGGCCATCCCAACCCAGTCCCGGAGGGCTGTGCCCTGCCACCCCCACACGGCAACTCCGAGTTCTACTTCCTCTTCCAGAAAGTCCAAGTGCGACCCCAGGATTTCGCTGCGATCATGGAACCAAAAGCCCCTGGGGATTTATCGTGTGGCTTCCGACCCGTGTTGCCTTCTGGCAACCACCGCCTCCGTCCACTGCCCCGCCTCTCGCCCACCTCTTTCTCTTGCCGCCCCAAAGCCACGCTTATCCTGAGCTCCATTGGCAGCCTCAGCAAACTCAAGTCACAGCCGTTCACGTTTTCCCTGGGCCAGAGTCAGTGTACGGAGCCGCCTGCCCAGCCGAGAGCCTCTCGGAATCGCCGCAAGTCGGCTCACACACTGCTGCCGGAACTGGAGGATGAAATCACACGACTTGAAGAGGAGCCGCCGCCCCCGAAGAAGGAGCAGGCGTTTGGCAGATACGTGCATAGCCACAACCCCTTGCAGCTCCAGCAGAGGGTGACGGAGAGGAGCAGGAACTTGCAAGAGGATGTGGGACCAAAGCTTCACGTCACACCCAGTGG GAAGCGGCGTGGTCGGCCACGGAAGAACCCTCTAGGGGGCACCTGCCAAGTTTTCTCCCAGACTCTTTCTGCATCCGAGCCGTGTGCAGCTCCCCGTTGCCGCCTTCCCCAGGATGAGACCGTGGAATGGGTCCAGTGTGACGGCTGCGACGCCTGGTTCCACGTGGCCTGCGTGGGCTGCAGCTACAGCGCCGTGCAAGAGGCAGATTTCCGCTGTGCTGCCTGCCGCTCATAA